The following proteins come from a genomic window of Brevibacillus antibioticus:
- a CDS encoding flagellar brake protein, with amino-acid sequence MMLPRIGQTIRLNFTSSSEEMELQTFKSRVADLKDDVASIELPTSENTGRTGVFQPGTECLVWYVGEDGSRYEFRSAIVGRQNNHIPVLLLPLPAKEDIVRTQRRNYLRIDTTVDIAVKLDDPIRRYHFLARTLDISGGGLSFSCEESYHLKEKDNLHVWISLPSKNGQVQHAFVEMEIVRQKPAEEKGLHQWISGKFTQISEQDRAKVVRACYERQLEIRKKGVVD; translated from the coding sequence ATGATGCTTCCACGAATAGGACAAACAATAAGACTAAACTTCACGAGTTCCTCTGAAGAAATGGAGCTGCAAACTTTCAAAAGTCGTGTGGCTGATTTGAAGGATGATGTAGCTTCCATTGAGTTGCCAACCAGCGAAAACACTGGCCGGACTGGGGTATTTCAACCAGGGACAGAATGCTTGGTTTGGTATGTTGGTGAGGATGGCTCACGCTATGAATTCCGCTCTGCGATTGTCGGCAGGCAAAACAATCACATTCCTGTACTGCTTCTGCCACTGCCGGCTAAAGAGGATATTGTGCGGACACAAAGACGTAACTACTTGAGAATTGACACCACGGTAGATATAGCAGTTAAACTGGATGATCCGATTCGTCGTTATCATTTTCTAGCACGAACGTTAGATATCAGTGGTGGTGGGCTGTCTTTTAGCTGTGAGGAAAGCTATCATTTGAAGGAAAAAGACAACTTGCACGTCTGGATTTCCCTTCCAAGTAAAAATGGACAGGTTCAACATGCTTTTGTTGAGATGGAAATCGTCAGACAAAAACCGGCGGAAGAAAAAGGTTTGCACCAATGGATTTCGGGTAAGTTCACCCAAATCAGTGAGCAAGACCGGGCAAAAGTGGTTAGAGCGTGTTACGAGAGACAGCTAGAGATTCGCAAAAAAGGCGTTGTGGATTGA
- the prsW gene encoding glutamic-type intramembrane protease PrsW produces MIALIGAAVAPGIAILSYFYLRDSLEPEPISMVIRSFIFGMLLVVPIMVLQYIMQNEWNWRDGIVAEVFQSAVVEEFFKWMVIYFTVYKHLEFDEPYDGIVYAVAVSLGFATLENLFYLIINGTNIAIWRAFLPVSSHALFAVWMGYYLGRAKFSRDTKHERLFLWMSITLPIGLHALYNLIFLAVQNWLIVIVPFMLVLWWQGLKKVQRAHDFGSKILSSRPQ; encoded by the coding sequence ATGATTGCTTTGATCGGCGCGGCAGTTGCCCCCGGTATCGCCATCTTAAGTTACTTTTACCTGCGTGACAGTCTCGAACCGGAGCCGATTTCGATGGTGATCCGGTCGTTTATCTTTGGGATGCTGCTGGTCGTACCGATTATGGTGCTCCAGTACATCATGCAGAATGAATGGAACTGGCGGGATGGCATTGTCGCGGAAGTTTTCCAATCCGCTGTCGTGGAAGAATTTTTTAAATGGATGGTCATCTATTTTACGGTTTATAAACATTTGGAATTTGATGAGCCATACGATGGAATTGTTTATGCGGTTGCGGTGTCACTTGGTTTTGCTACGTTGGAGAATTTGTTCTATCTCATTATCAACGGGACGAATATCGCCATTTGGCGTGCCTTTCTGCCGGTATCCAGCCATGCGTTGTTTGCAGTGTGGATGGGCTATTATCTCGGACGGGCCAAGTTTTCCAGGGACACCAAACATGAGCGGCTTTTTTTATGGATGTCGATTACCTTGCCGATCGGCTTGCATGCCCTGTATAACTTGATTTTTTTGGCCGTGCAAAACTGGTTGATAGTGATTGTGCCATTCATGCTCGTTTTGTGGTGGCAGGGCTTAAAAAAGGTACAAAGAGCACACGATTTCGGTTCTAAAATTCTCTCTTCACGTCCACAATAG
- a CDS encoding IS1182 family transposase (programmed frameshift), protein MHYEFVCLDELVPEDHLLRVIQKHIDFSFIREKVRQYYCEDNGRPSIDPIVLFKMIFIGYLYGIRSERQLEKEIQTNIAYRWFLGLSLTDRVPDHTTISWNRRTRFKNTNVFQEIFDEIVRLAIQHRMVAGRVLISDSTHLKANANKRKFKKHVIEKSSRAYLKDLEVAINEDREVHGKKGLKPREGVKEEKEIKVSTTDPESGYMVRDSKPEGFFYLDHRTVDHKYNIITDVHVTAGNVHDSVPYIDRLNLQIEKFGFKDTIEAIALDAGYLTTPICKALHDINVFAVIGHRAFTPVKGLFAKWRFKYDLECDVYTCPQKHTLTYSTTDRNGYRMYKSNKEICKTCPRLSECTRSKNHQKVISRHVWEESKEWVRQNRLSKSGKYLYRLRYQTIERSFADAKELHGLRYCRLRGRENVQEQVLMTATVQNIKRIALHLAKAS, encoded by the exons ATGCATTACGAATTTGTGTGCCTTGATGAATTGGTCCCAGAGGACCATTTATTAAGGGTCATCCAGAAACATATAGATTTCTCCTTCATCCGAGAAAAAGTACGTCAATATTATTGCGAGGATAACGGTAGACCTTCGATTGATCCTATTGTTTTATTTAAAATGATTTTCATTGGATACCTTTACGGTATCCGCTCAGAGAGGCAGCTCGAAAAAGAAATCCAGACTAACATCGCCTATCGTTGGTTTCTTGGCCTTTCTTTAACAGATCGAGTTCCAGATCACACAACAATCAGTTGGAATCGTCGAACCCGTTTTAAAAATACAAATGTTTTTCAGGAGATTTTTGATGAAATTGTGCGCTTGGCGATTCAGCATCGAATGGTCGCTGGACGTGTATTGATAAGTGATTCCACGCATCTTAAAGCAAATGCGAATAAACGAAAATTTAAGAAGCATGTCATCGAGAAATCGAGTCGTGCCTATCTCAAAGATTTAGAGGTAGCAATTAATGAAGACCGTGAGGTACATGGAAAAAAGG GATTGAAGCCTAGAGAGGGTGTGAAGGAAGAAAAGGAAATCAAGGTGAGTACCACTGATCCGGAAAGTGGCTACATGGTTCGAGACAGCAAGCCCGAAGGCTTTTTCTATCTCGATCACCGGACTGTCGATCATAAGTACAATATTATTACCGATGTCCATGTCACTGCTGGCAATGTCCATGATTCCGTTCCTTACATAGATAGGCTGAATCTCCAAATCGAGAAGTTTGGGTTTAAGGATACAATTGAAGCTATTGCATTAGATGCTGGTTATTTAACTACTCCAATCTGCAAGGCACTTCACGATATAAATGTATTTGCTGTCATCGGTCATCGTGCCTTTACACCTGTTAAAGGTCTTTTTGCTAAATGGCGCTTTAAATATGATCTGGAGTGCGATGTGTACACATGTCCTCAAAAACATACGCTTACTTATTCGACTACCGATCGAAACGGATACAGGATGTATAAGTCCAATAAAGAAATATGTAAAACTTGTCCAAGGCTTTCTGAGTGTACCCGATCTAAAAATCACCAAAAGGTGATAAGTAGGCACGTTTGGGAAGAGAGTAAGGAATGGGTTCGACAGAACCGTTTAAGTAAATCGGGGAAATATTTATATAGATTAAGATACCAAACCATAGAGCGAAGCTTTGCAGATGCTAAAGAACTGCATGGGCTTCGCTATTGTAGGTTACGCGGACGTGAAAATGTCCAAGAGCAGGTATTGATGACAGCAACAGTACAAAACATTAAAAGGATAGCACTACACCTAGCGAAAGCAAGTTAG
- the cmk gene encoding (d)CMP kinase has translation MNIAIDGPAGAGKSTVAQKVAGQMEYVYIDTGAMYRALAWAVHHHQLPINDESAVSELLQKNKVQLIRENGQQHVYWNEIDVTSWIRSTEVSQYASIVASYGSVREQMLVLQRRLATQGNVVMDGRDIGTHVLPDADVKIFLTASIQERAERRWKELLAKGTQTDLAELEKEIEERDRRDMQREVAPLRQAEDAVLVDTTGMTIDQVVDRILQICERTGESTH, from the coding sequence ATGAACATTGCCATTGATGGACCAGCGGGAGCAGGCAAAAGTACTGTTGCCCAAAAAGTAGCGGGACAAATGGAATACGTGTACATTGACACGGGTGCCATGTATCGTGCCCTCGCTTGGGCAGTCCACCATCATCAGCTCCCTATCAACGATGAGTCTGCAGTTTCCGAACTTTTGCAAAAAAACAAGGTTCAACTGATTCGGGAAAATGGACAGCAACATGTATACTGGAATGAAATCGATGTCACGAGCTGGATACGTTCCACAGAAGTGAGCCAGTACGCCTCTATTGTAGCGAGTTACGGTTCCGTACGTGAACAAATGCTTGTGCTCCAGCGACGATTGGCGACTCAAGGCAATGTCGTCATGGACGGCAGAGATATCGGTACTCATGTTTTGCCTGATGCTGATGTGAAGATATTTCTGACGGCCTCCATCCAAGAGCGTGCAGAACGCCGCTGGAAGGAGCTACTCGCAAAAGGTACCCAGACAGACTTGGCTGAGCTGGAAAAAGAAATTGAAGAGCGAGATCGACGGGACATGCAAAGAGAAGTCGCACCGTTGCGCCAGGCGGAAGATGCCGTTTTGGTAGACACAACAGGAATGACCATTGATCAGGTGGTCGATCGCATCTTGCAAATCTGCGAGCGAACGGGAGAGTCAACCCATTGA
- a CDS encoding PIG-L deacetylase family protein: MKKKSVLFIFAHPDDETFACGISISKYSETKKASTHLLCATKGQAGKAGEPPLCTPEELPRFREHELRDACAILGLDQVDVWEYQDKFLNTVPVDELVTRIHHAIHQIQPEIVVTFAPHGISGHPDHLAISHATTQAVLSLDPDTSVRKLYYATRSSEEGFGTIKPPFTDPIESITTIIHAPEYRQKVADALRAHKTQHLSVERVFPGVTKGEHHSVPSNNHYILAWHSLPNYTIQGKEADFFEGLA, translated from the coding sequence ATGAAAAAAAAGTCTGTTTTGTTTATTTTTGCCCATCCCGATGACGAAACGTTTGCTTGTGGGATTTCCATTTCCAAATATAGTGAGACCAAAAAGGCCAGCACTCATCTATTGTGTGCAACAAAAGGGCAAGCAGGAAAAGCTGGCGAACCACCGTTATGCACTCCGGAAGAACTCCCCCGCTTTCGCGAGCATGAGCTTCGCGATGCTTGTGCCATACTTGGGTTGGATCAGGTAGACGTCTGGGAATATCAGGATAAGTTCCTAAACACAGTGCCCGTAGATGAGCTCGTTACTCGTATCCACCACGCTATTCACCAGATTCAACCGGAAATCGTCGTCACGTTTGCACCACATGGCATTTCCGGACATCCTGACCATTTGGCGATTAGTCATGCTACCACCCAGGCTGTCCTTTCTTTGGACCCAGATACGAGTGTGAGAAAGCTTTATTATGCGACTCGCTCATCCGAGGAAGGATTTGGTACCATAAAGCCTCCCTTTACGGATCCAATCGAGAGCATTACGACGATCATTCACGCACCTGAATATAGGCAGAAAGTAGCAGATGCCTTGCGGGCACACAAAACACAGCACCTTTCAGTAGAGCGCGTTTTCCCAGGTGTAACAAAGGGCGAGCACCATTCTGTTCCGTCAAACAATCATTACATCTTGGCTTGGCACAGCCTTCCGAACTACACCATTCAAGGTAAAGAGGCTGATTTTTTTGAAGGCCTAGCATAA
- a CDS encoding genetic competence negative regulator — protein sequence MRVERLGQDKIRIFLTFDDLSERGIEKEDMWRDIPKVHELFNDMMEQAYHELGFEVSGPVAVEVFALPAQGMVVIVTRGKTGSKDGKEEEFEDEDVYELEVTLEESDLIMYAFRDFEHMVEAAHRINALLTNGGAAYFYQGKYHLVLEEVDLDQERYHKLIAILSEYGEATPITIYVLEEYGKVIVADDAVKEICRHFT from the coding sequence ATGCGTGTTGAACGCCTTGGTCAAGATAAAATACGAATCTTTTTAACTTTTGACGACCTCTCAGAGCGCGGGATAGAAAAAGAAGACATGTGGCGTGACATTCCTAAAGTTCATGAACTGTTCAACGACATGATGGAACAGGCTTATCACGAATTAGGGTTTGAGGTATCAGGGCCTGTTGCAGTTGAAGTGTTCGCCTTGCCAGCTCAGGGAATGGTCGTAATTGTTACGCGTGGCAAGACGGGCTCAAAGGACGGAAAAGAGGAAGAATTCGAAGACGAGGATGTATACGAGCTAGAGGTTACATTGGAAGAAAGCGATTTGATCATGTATGCCTTCCGGGACTTTGAGCATATGGTTGAAGCTGCCCATCGCATTAACGCCCTTTTGACCAATGGCGGAGCTGCCTACTTCTACCAGGGGAAATATCATCTGGTGCTGGAGGAAGTCGATTTGGATCAGGAGCGTTATCACAAGCTAATTGCGATCCTCTCTGAGTACGGAGAAGCGACGCCGATAACGATTTATGTGTTGGAAGAATACGGGAAAGTGATCGTTGCCGACGATGCTGTAAAAGAAATATGCAGGCATTTCACGTAA
- a CDS encoding lysophospholipid acyltransferase family protein: protein MSYYRLFRGFFRIIFSLVFRWQVIGREHIPKEGPVILCANHISLWDPPLLGSGIERQVHFMAKEELFKIPVVSFLITKFGAFPVKRGAGDRAAIRTTLKLLEDGKIFGIFPEGTRSKTGEPGEAMPGVAMFALKSEAAVIPVAIIGPYRPFRSIKIVYGKPIDLTQLREAKSSADTLKEASDLIMEHIKQLRNQHLS from the coding sequence TTGAGTTACTATCGTTTATTCAGAGGCTTTTTTCGCATCATTTTTTCGCTTGTCTTTCGTTGGCAAGTGATCGGGCGTGAACATATACCTAAGGAAGGCCCAGTGATCCTTTGTGCCAACCATATTTCTTTGTGGGATCCACCTCTTCTTGGGAGTGGTATCGAGCGTCAGGTTCATTTCATGGCCAAAGAAGAGCTGTTCAAAATTCCGGTCGTATCCTTTCTCATTACCAAATTCGGTGCATTTCCAGTCAAACGGGGTGCAGGAGATCGTGCGGCCATTCGCACAACTCTCAAATTGCTGGAAGATGGAAAAATCTTTGGAATCTTTCCTGAGGGAACCCGCAGCAAAACGGGGGAACCAGGGGAAGCGATGCCGGGTGTGGCGATGTTCGCCCTCAAGTCTGAAGCTGCGGTCATTCCGGTAGCCATTATCGGGCCATATCGACCGTTTCGTTCCATTAAGATCGTTTACGGTAAACCGATCGATCTGACTCAACTGCGCGAGGCCAAATCAAGCGCTGATACGTTGAAGGAAGCGAGCGATCTGATTATGGAGCATATCAAGCAATTACGGAACCAGCATCTCTCTTAG
- the ypeB gene encoding germination protein YpeB gives MVYGATARVLFPIALVALIGAGVWGYQEHNEKNSVLIKAENSYQRAFHDLTYHVDKLHDELGKSLVVNSRRQMTPILTSVWRLSYAAQADVGQLPLTLMAFSKTEEMLSRVADFSYRVAVRDLDKQPLSQSEYKTLKSLHTQAKDIQDELRKVQTLAMDKQLRWMDVETALASNKSKEDNSIIDGFQTIEKKVQEYPDLDWGVGIQSLDKKKQQRIKGIDGKAATKEEAEKNALAFLGLKPGDAKVEVNENGKGQEYSAYSVRVTPKGHKTGINLDVTKRGGKVVWMMNERGVGEEKLDMKQAEEKGRVFLNNHGFDNMQVSEIDSYDRNALFTFVPVQDGVRIYPDGVVVEIALDNGEVTAFNSTEYLFNHKKRILSEPRLSKEEARKKVNPSVKVTEQRLALIEGKNDGKEVLAWEMTGSFEGNSYMVYINAINGEEEEVVKMETGSGQNEGQ, from the coding sequence ATGGTATATGGAGCAACAGCGCGCGTGTTATTTCCCATTGCCCTAGTCGCCTTAATAGGCGCTGGCGTGTGGGGATATCAGGAGCACAATGAGAAGAACTCGGTCCTCATCAAAGCGGAAAACTCATACCAACGGGCTTTTCACGATCTCACTTACCATGTGGACAAGCTGCACGATGAGCTTGGCAAATCGCTGGTGGTTAACTCGCGAAGACAAATGACACCAATTTTGACGAGTGTCTGGCGCCTTTCCTATGCGGCACAAGCGGATGTTGGACAACTCCCACTGACTTTGATGGCGTTTAGCAAAACCGAAGAAATGTTGTCGAGGGTCGCAGATTTTTCCTATCGTGTTGCTGTACGTGACCTAGACAAGCAGCCGTTGAGTCAGAGTGAATACAAGACATTGAAGAGCCTACACACCCAAGCAAAGGATATTCAGGATGAGCTGCGCAAGGTACAAACCCTCGCGATGGACAAACAATTGAGGTGGATGGATGTCGAGACGGCATTGGCCTCCAATAAAAGCAAAGAGGACAATTCCATCATCGATGGCTTCCAAACCATTGAGAAAAAAGTGCAGGAATACCCTGATCTAGACTGGGGCGTCGGGATCCAGAGTCTCGATAAGAAAAAGCAGCAGCGAATCAAAGGGATCGATGGCAAAGCAGCCACCAAAGAGGAAGCAGAGAAGAATGCACTGGCGTTTCTCGGGTTGAAGCCAGGGGATGCGAAAGTAGAAGTGAATGAGAACGGCAAGGGGCAGGAATACTCGGCGTATAGTGTACGTGTCACGCCAAAAGGACACAAGACAGGCATTAACCTCGATGTCACCAAACGCGGCGGTAAAGTGGTTTGGATGATGAACGAGCGTGGAGTTGGCGAGGAAAAGCTGGACATGAAGCAGGCAGAAGAAAAAGGTCGAGTGTTCTTGAATAACCACGGATTTGACAATATGCAGGTCTCCGAGATTGACAGCTACGACCGCAACGCACTCTTTACGTTTGTGCCTGTTCAGGATGGTGTCAGAATTTATCCGGACGGGGTGGTCGTCGAAATTGCGCTGGACAATGGAGAGGTTACTGCCTTTAACTCGACGGAGTATCTGTTTAATCACAAAAAGAGAATTCTCTCCGAGCCCCGTCTCTCGAAAGAAGAAGCAAGGAAAAAAGTCAATCCGAGTGTAAAAGTGACGGAGCAGCGACTTGCCCTTATCGAAGGGAAAAACGATGGAAAAGAAGTACTGGCGTGGGAAATGACAGGCAGCTTTGAAGGGAACTCGTACATGGTCTACATCAACGCCATAAATGGAGAAGAAGAAGAAGTTGTGAAAATGGAAACGGGATCGGGACAGAACGAAGGACAATAG
- a CDS encoding NAD(P)/FAD-dependent oxidoreductase, whose amino-acid sequence MQVEYDTVIVGGGIAGLQTAIQLARCLRRVAVIDMPGGRSTIAKAYRNILGFSEGVSGDFLRQAGRQQAQKYGANLITDEVIKLSTDPSGLFSIGTKGSIHTFTSRTLVLATGIRDPFPAIPGFSDCVGISIFLCPDCDGYETVEKDTAIIGVGQHAVSMADELIYYTNRLTVINHAEVQVDSQAVSGMSQRGIKYREEKVYALHHTAGQLQEIELSSGERLSVERAFLAFPGAHALTELLRGFSVQIHEKGHIHTNPRTKETDHPNIWAVGDINEHSQQVSVAMGDGTQAAIWIQKRLREYET is encoded by the coding sequence ATGCAAGTGGAGTATGATACGGTCATTGTCGGAGGCGGGATTGCAGGGCTTCAAACCGCCATTCAACTTGCAAGATGCCTTCGACGCGTTGCAGTTATTGACATGCCAGGTGGTCGATCAACAATCGCCAAAGCCTACCGAAACATTCTCGGGTTTTCGGAGGGGGTTAGTGGCGATTTTTTGCGTCAAGCGGGCAGGCAGCAGGCACAAAAATACGGTGCAAACTTGATAACAGATGAGGTAATCAAGCTTTCTACTGACCCAAGCGGCTTATTTTCGATAGGTACGAAAGGAAGCATACATACGTTTACTTCGCGAACGCTGGTTTTGGCAACCGGCATTCGTGATCCGTTCCCAGCGATCCCTGGTTTCTCGGATTGTGTAGGGATATCGATTTTCTTATGTCCTGACTGTGACGGCTATGAAACAGTGGAGAAAGACACGGCAATCATAGGAGTGGGCCAACACGCTGTTTCGATGGCAGACGAACTTATTTATTATACAAACAGGTTAACAGTCATTAACCATGCAGAAGTGCAGGTGGATTCACAGGCTGTCTCTGGAATGAGCCAGCGAGGGATTAAGTATCGGGAGGAAAAAGTATATGCCCTTCATCATACGGCGGGGCAATTGCAAGAAATCGAGCTTTCTTCAGGTGAACGGTTGTCTGTAGAAAGAGCATTTCTTGCCTTTCCTGGTGCGCATGCATTGACAGAGCTTTTACGTGGTTTTTCCGTGCAAATTCATGAAAAGGGTCACATCCATACGAATCCGCGAACAAAAGAAACGGATCATCCCAACATCTGGGCTGTTGGCGATATCAATGAGCATTCTCAACAAGTGTCAGTTGCCATGGGAGATGGAACGCAGGCGGCTATTTGGATTCAAAAACGGCTGCGTGAATATGAGACGTAG
- a CDS encoding cell wall hydrolase, whose product MTNLCGPMQIASVFFYIQIYMHKPFFLHQHYAKISIHAKEDSAVRTIWIAGVLVMLVAVGLSGYKIVWKEKHVAAVQEKQIAAPAAKKQTAKTKASFHPSRVSDNDLKIMANAVYGEARGEPFEGQVAVAAVILNRVKSATFPDTPSAVIFEPRAFTAVADGQIWLTPNESATKAVKNALNGWDPTGGCTYYFNPNTATSGWIWTRPQVKKIGKHIFCR is encoded by the coding sequence GTGACTAATCTATGTGGGCCGATGCAAATAGCATCGGTCTTTTTCTATATCCAGATTTACATGCATAAACCATTCTTCCTCCACCAACACTATGCAAAGATTTCAATACATGCCAAGGAGGATTCAGCCGTGCGTACAATCTGGATCGCAGGTGTGTTGGTGATGTTAGTAGCAGTAGGCTTGAGTGGATATAAGATTGTCTGGAAGGAAAAGCATGTAGCCGCTGTACAAGAAAAGCAGATAGCTGCACCTGCGGCAAAGAAACAGACGGCAAAAACCAAAGCCAGCTTTCATCCTTCACGGGTCTCTGACAATGATTTGAAAATCATGGCAAATGCTGTTTACGGGGAGGCAAGAGGAGAGCCGTTTGAAGGGCAAGTAGCTGTCGCAGCCGTCATTTTGAACCGCGTCAAAAGCGCTACGTTTCCTGACACGCCCTCGGCTGTGATATTCGAACCACGCGCTTTTACAGCAGTTGCTGATGGTCAAATATGGCTTACTCCGAATGAAAGTGCGACAAAAGCAGTGAAGAATGCTCTAAACGGCTGGGATCCGACGGGAGGTTGCACGTACTATTTTAATCCGAATACAGCAACATCCGGTTGGATTTGGACCAGGCCGCAGGTCAAAAAGATCGGGAAACACATCTTTTGCAGATAA
- a CDS encoding Glu/Leu/Phe/Val family dehydrogenase, producing MGNQDVVTESTEGKEKQESLNLLHSTQTVIKEALEKLGYQESMFELLKEPLRVLTVRIPVRMDNGEVKVFTGYRAQHNDAVGPTKGGIRFHPEVTEDEVKALSIWMSLKAGIVDLPYGGGKGGIICDPREMSFRELERLSRGYVRAISQLVGPTKDIPAPDVFTNSQIMAWMMDEYSRIREFDSPGFITGKPIALGGSHGRETATAKGVTICIREAAKRRNIDVKGARVVVQGFGNAGSYLAKFMHDAGAKVVGISDAYGALHDPNGLDIDYLLDRRDSFGTVTKLFNNTITNKELLELECDILVPAAIENQITAANAHNIKASIVVEAANGPTTLEATKILTERGILLVPDVLASAGGVTVSYFEWVQNNQGYYWSEEEVEEKLEKVMVRSFENVYNMSQTRRIDMRLSAYMVGARKMAEASRFRGWV from the coding sequence ATGGGTAATCAAGACGTGGTAACCGAAAGCACCGAAGGGAAAGAAAAGCAAGAATCATTGAACTTGCTCCATTCAACTCAAACGGTGATCAAGGAAGCACTGGAGAAACTAGGTTACCAAGAATCGATGTTTGAACTCTTGAAGGAACCGCTACGCGTTTTGACTGTACGTATTCCGGTTCGCATGGATAATGGCGAAGTAAAGGTGTTTACGGGCTACCGTGCACAGCACAACGATGCAGTAGGTCCGACCAAGGGGGGCATTCGTTTCCACCCGGAAGTTACTGAGGATGAAGTTAAAGCACTTTCTATCTGGATGAGCCTCAAAGCAGGTATCGTCGATCTGCCTTATGGCGGTGGTAAAGGCGGTATCATTTGCGACCCGCGTGAAATGTCCTTCCGCGAATTGGAAAGACTGAGCCGCGGTTACGTTCGCGCAATCAGCCAGCTTGTGGGCCCTACTAAAGATATTCCGGCTCCGGACGTCTTTACGAACTCACAGATCATGGCATGGATGATGGACGAATATAGCCGTATCCGTGAATTTGACTCGCCTGGTTTCATTACGGGTAAACCAATTGCGCTGGGTGGTTCCCATGGCCGCGAAACAGCTACTGCAAAAGGTGTAACCATTTGCATCCGTGAAGCAGCGAAACGTCGCAACATCGACGTAAAAGGTGCGCGCGTAGTTGTACAAGGCTTTGGTAACGCTGGTAGTTACTTGGCAAAATTCATGCATGATGCAGGTGCTAAAGTTGTAGGTATCTCTGATGCTTACGGCGCACTGCATGATCCAAACGGTTTGGATATCGACTACTTGTTGGATCGTCGTGATTCCTTTGGTACAGTTACAAAACTGTTCAACAACACGATCACCAACAAAGAGCTTCTTGAACTGGAATGCGACATTTTGGTTCCAGCAGCGATCGAAAACCAAATCACAGCTGCAAACGCTCACAATATCAAGGCGTCCATCGTTGTAGAAGCGGCAAATGGTCCAACTACTCTCGAAGCGACCAAGATTTTGACTGAGCGTGGAATTCTTCTGGTTCCAGACGTACTGGCAAGTGCCGGTGGTGTAACTGTTTCCTACTTCGAGTGGGTACAAAACAACCAAGGCTACTACTGGTCTGAAGAAGAAGTAGAAGAGAAGTTGGAAAAAGTAATGGTTCGTTCGTTTGAAAATGTTTACAACATGTCGCAAACTCGTCGTATTGATATGCGTCTGTCTGCTTACATGGTTGGTGCCCGCAAAATGGCAGAAGCTTCTCGCTTCCGCGGTTGGGTATAA
- a CDS encoding asparaginase, with protein sequence MSKKILVVNTGGTIAMSVDDSEGVKPLDDQAVNKILPFLEKHADVTMKNVLNLPSPHMTPAIMNQLRLDIEEAFQQNHYDGIVITHGTDTLEETAYFLDLTLSVNVPIVVTGAMRSSNELGADGPVNLISSVRAAADSYSLNKGVIVVFNDEIHAARHVTKTHTSNVATFQSPQYGPIGTIAKKSVQYHHAPLDREHYAITHADANVPLIKAVAGMEPAWLQFLLEQHIDGLVVEAFGLGNLPPAIIPTLQQLLDKGVPIVLVSRCYNGQVQDIYDYEGGGRKLKEMGIIFSNGLNGQKARLKLIVTLQKTRTFKELQQLFDH encoded by the coding sequence ATGTCAAAAAAAATTTTGGTAGTGAACACAGGTGGTACGATTGCCATGTCTGTCGATGACTCAGAAGGCGTAAAGCCCTTGGATGATCAAGCTGTCAACAAAATCCTTCCTTTTTTAGAAAAACACGCGGATGTCACCATGAAAAATGTACTGAACCTACCTAGCCCTCATATGACTCCTGCGATCATGAATCAGCTGCGACTCGATATTGAAGAGGCCTTTCAACAAAATCACTATGATGGCATTGTCATTACCCATGGGACTGATACGTTGGAAGAGACTGCATACTTCCTGGATCTGACTTTGTCGGTTAACGTCCCGATTGTCGTGACTGGCGCCATGCGAAGCAGTAATGAGCTCGGTGCTGACGGTCCCGTCAATCTCATTTCTTCTGTTCGTGCAGCCGCAGACTCCTACAGTTTGAACAAAGGCGTTATCGTTGTTTTTAATGACGAAATTCACGCAGCACGTCACGTAACCAAAACACACACGAGCAATGTCGCTACCTTCCAGTCACCACAATACGGACCGATTGGAACCATTGCGAAAAAAAGTGTGCAATACCACCATGCTCCATTGGATCGCGAGCATTATGCCATTACCCATGCTGATGCGAATGTGCCGCTGATCAAAGCAGTTGCTGGCATGGAGCCCGCTTGGCTGCAATTTTTATTGGAGCAGCACATTGATGGACTCGTCGTAGAGGCCTTCGGATTAGGAAATCTTCCACCCGCTATCATCCCTACCCTGCAACAACTACTGGACAAAGGCGTACCAATCGTGCTCGTCTCGCGCTGCTACAATGGCCAGGTGCAGGATATCTATGACTATGAAGGTGGAGGCCGCAAACTAAAAGAAATGGGCATCATCTTCTCCAATGGCTTGAACGGGCAAAAGGCTCGTCTCAAATTAATTGTAACGCTGCAAAAAACACGGACTTTCAAAGAGCTACAGCAGTTGTTCGACCACTAA